One Helicobacter cetorum MIT 00-7128 DNA window includes the following coding sequences:
- a CDS encoding mechanosensitive ion channel family protein codes for MAIRIILSLIMMLSTIYADNKPNLLVKTLESKMKAIDKKLESNDNVWLKKFENYKIYSQIYSEKESVQQELKHLKSKKNKDMLKINTLEHTLKALESQQKMLESYRVNPFKDLIERPQIPNVPNISNPIAIIDGISFIKALRARRANFKNNQLSLEEVLKNLNAKYTLLSQIHELEPSKKLSDEIYQTQAKRLELQGAKNILKTTIDIFQKDSDEAIVLVKSQIKDQLFKFAYVFLAALLSVVFAWILKVVSSKYIENNERVYTVNKAINFINANIIILIFLFSYLENVTYLVTVLGFASAGLAIAMKDLFMSVLGWFIILIGGSVHVGDRVRVAKDGTTFIGDVLDISMLHITILEDVTLTSYMENRRAGRIIFVPNNYIFTTMFANYSHFGMKTVWDGIDFCVTFDSNFKKASKIMLGIATELSKEYTDITYKQLNKMRDKYSLRSLSVKPRCFLMPENNGVKITIWYQTNSYATMSLRSRITTEIIEAFLKEEDIHVAYTTTKLIKVDTNGDGFGDKRS; via the coding sequence ATGGCAATAAGAATTATTTTAAGCTTAATAATGATGTTAAGCACTATATATGCAGATAATAAGCCTAATCTTCTTGTAAAGACTTTAGAAAGCAAGATGAAAGCGATTGATAAAAAATTAGAATCCAATGATAATGTATGGTTAAAAAAGTTTGAAAATTATAAGATTTATAGTCAAATCTATTCGGAAAAAGAGAGCGTGCAACAAGAGTTAAAGCATTTAAAATCTAAAAAAAATAAAGACATGTTAAAAATTAACACCTTAGAACACACACTAAAAGCTTTAGAATCTCAGCAAAAGATGCTAGAAAGTTATAGGGTTAATCCCTTTAAGGACTTGATTGAGCGCCCTCAAATCCCAAATGTTCCAAACATTAGTAATCCTATTGCTATTATTGATGGCATTTCTTTTATTAAAGCTCTTCGTGCTAGGCGTGCAAATTTTAAAAATAACCAACTTTCTTTAGAAGAAGTTTTAAAGAATTTAAATGCTAAATACACGCTTTTAAGCCAAATCCATGAATTAGAGCCAAGCAAGAAACTTAGTGATGAAATTTATCAAACTCAAGCTAAACGATTAGAATTACAAGGGGCTAAAAACATTTTAAAAACCACGATTGATATTTTTCAAAAAGATAGCGATGAAGCGATTGTGCTTGTTAAATCTCAAATTAAAGACCAGCTTTTTAAGTTTGCGTATGTTTTTTTAGCAGCCCTTTTAAGTGTGGTGTTTGCTTGGATTTTAAAGGTGGTTTCAAGCAAGTATATTGAAAATAATGAGCGAGTCTATACGGTCAATAAAGCCATTAACTTTATTAATGCCAACATTATTATCTTAATCTTTCTTTTTTCGTATTTAGAAAATGTTACTTACTTAGTAACCGTGCTAGGGTTTGCAAGTGCGGGTTTAGCCATTGCAATGAAAGATTTATTTATGAGTGTTTTAGGGTGGTTTATCATTCTAATTGGGGGGAGTGTGCATGTAGGCGATAGGGTACGTGTTGCAAAAGATGGGACAACTTTTATTGGCGATGTTTTAGATATTTCTATGCTACATATTACGATTTTAGAAGATGTTACACTTACTAGCTATATGGAAAATAGAAGAGCTGGGCGCATTATTTTTGTCCCTAATAACTATATTTTTACCACCATGTTTGCTAATTACAGCCATTTTGGCATGAAAACGGTGTGGGATGGCATAGATTTTTGCGTTACATTTGATTCTAATTTCAAAAAAGCGTCTAAAATTATGCTAGGGATTGCAACAGAGCTTTCTAAGGAATATACAGATATTACTTATAAGCAACTCAATAAAATGCGTGATAAATATTCTTTGAGAAGTCTAAGCGTGAAACCACGCTGTTTTTTAATGCCAGAAAATAATGGCGTAAAGATTACCATATGGTATCAAACAAACTCTTATGCGACCATGTCTTTAAGAAGTAGGATTACTACTGAAATTATTGAGGCATTTTTGAAAGAAGAAGATATTCATGTAGCTTATACCACAACTAAATTGATAAAAGTAGATACAAATGGAGATGGCTTTGGAGACAAAAGAAGTTAA
- the mtaB gene encoding tRNA (N(6)-L-threonylcarbamoyladenosine(37)-C(2))-methylthiotransferase MtaB, with protein sequence MKKVYFKTFGCRTNLFDTQVMLENLKDFTHTLEEDEADIIVVNSCTVTNGADSAVKSYTKKMARLNKQVLFTGCGVKTQGKELFEDGHVKGVFGHDNKEKISVFLKENKRFFIDDDLENKHLDSTMVSEFVGKTRAFIKIQEGCDFDCNYCIIPSVRGRARSFEERKIVEQVEILCSKGVQEVVLTGTNVGSYGKDKESNVARLIKKLSLIQGLKRVRVGSLEPNQISEEFLELLEEDFLEKHLHIALQHSHDSMLERMNRRNRVKSDRDLLEKIALKGFAIGTDFIVGHPGETQSIFKEAFKNMQDLPLTHIHPFIYSKRKDTPSSFMTDSVNLEVSKERLNAIKNLILEKNKAFRQLHFSKKTPLKALVESQKDGEFKALDQFFNPLKIKSDKPLKASFLEITDYVVGERENYAKF encoded by the coding sequence ATGAAAAAGGTGTATTTCAAAACTTTTGGGTGTAGAACTAATTTATTTGACACACAAGTAATGTTAGAAAATCTAAAAGATTTTACACACACTTTAGAAGAAGATGAGGCAGATATTATTGTTGTCAATTCTTGCACGGTTACTAATGGAGCAGATAGTGCGGTTAAAAGCTATACTAAAAAAATGGCTCGTTTAAACAAGCAAGTTCTTTTTACAGGCTGTGGGGTCAAAACTCAAGGCAAAGAGCTTTTTGAAGATGGGCATGTAAAAGGGGTTTTTGGGCATGACAATAAAGAAAAAATCAGCGTCTTTTTAAAAGAAAACAAACGCTTTTTTATAGACGATGATTTAGAAAACAAGCATTTAGATTCTACTATGGTAAGTGAGTTTGTGGGAAAAACTAGAGCGTTTATTAAGATTCAAGAGGGCTGTGATTTTGATTGTAACTATTGCATTATTCCTAGTGTAAGAGGGAGGGCAAGAAGTTTTGAAGAAAGAAAGATAGTAGAACAAGTTGAAATACTATGTTCTAAAGGCGTGCAAGAAGTGGTCTTAACAGGCACAAATGTAGGCAGTTATGGCAAAGACAAAGAAAGCAATGTTGCAAGATTGATTAAAAAGCTAAGTCTCATTCAAGGCTTAAAAAGGGTTAGAGTGGGGAGTTTAGAGCCTAATCAAATTAGTGAAGAATTTTTAGAGTTATTAGAAGAAGATTTTTTAGAAAAGCATTTACATATTGCTTTGCAACATAGCCATGATAGTATGCTAGAGAGAATGAATAGAAGAAATCGTGTTAAAAGCGATAGAGACTTATTAGAAAAAATTGCTTTAAAAGGCTTTGCGATTGGCACAGATTTTATTGTAGGACATCCGGGCGAGACACAAAGTATTTTTAAAGAGGCTTTTAAAAACATGCAAGATTTACCCTTAACACATATCCACCCCTTTATCTATAGCAAGCGTAAAGACACGCCTTCAAGCTTTATGACTGATAGCGTGAATTTGGAAGTTTCTAAAGAGCGTTTGAATGCTATAAAAAATTTGATTCTTGAAAAGAATAAAGCTTTTAGACAACTTCATTTTTCTAAAAAAACCCCCTTAAAAGCCTTAGTGGAATCTCAAAAAGATGGCGAATTTAAAGCCTTAGACCAATTTTTTAACCCCCTTAAAATCAAGAGCGATAAGCCTTTAAAAGCGAGTTTTTTAGAAATTACAGATTATGTTGTAGGCGAGAGAGAGAACTATGCTAAATTCTAA
- a CDS encoding AAA family ATPase — translation MLNSKILDYLIAPFKRIKNRSLISALCFLILTFVLLAWLVFSDSSRLLGSKDFFYVIQSNPKQTLLEDERYFYAKGNQGFYKTNKEALLRAYKIPENMPIEKQESLSKVAKITLALLFFIASMLFGIFWRLRQQPSLKSNFESFSKNETQSAFKRYDTLGISFEDIAGVNEAKEELLEIVDYLKEPKKYQDLGIFLPKGVLLVGPPGVGKTMIAKALASEAKVPFFYESGSAFSQIYVGAGAKKVHELFMHAKTCAPCIIFIDEIDALGKARGGHRNDEREATLNQLLTEMDGFLKNAEVIVVGATNNMEVMDEALLRSGRFDRRIFIGLPDNLERQSILEKLLKDKKHALDYAQVAKTCIGFSGAMLASLINESALSALRNKRSLITYEDIMSVKDKIAYGKKKPQSLNEKEKELVALYQSAKALSAYWLDIEFDKAPLIGEFIAFNEMKINSESEIKNYIKVYLSGTIILELLYKERFSLSKEDLKKAQNLSERLMSELALTLPKNWFQTLYEEQLEFLKPAIATCKHLSAILLEKEHLEYEVINALLHES, via the coding sequence ATGCTAAATTCTAAAATTTTAGATTATCTTATTGCTCCCTTTAAACGCATAAAAAACCGCTCACTTATCTCAGCGCTATGCTTTTTAATCTTAACCTTTGTTTTACTAGCATGGCTTGTTTTTAGCGATTCTTCTAGGCTTTTAGGCAGTAAGGACTTTTTCTATGTAATTCAGTCTAACCCTAAGCAAACTTTATTAGAAGATGAGCGCTATTTTTATGCAAAGGGTAATCAAGGTTTTTACAAGACCAATAAGGAGGCGCTTTTAAGAGCTTATAAAATTCCAGAAAACATGCCTATAGAAAAGCAAGAGAGTTTGAGTAAGGTTGCTAAAATCACGCTTGCCTTACTCTTTTTTATTGCAAGCATGTTATTTGGGATTTTTTGGAGATTAAGACAGCAACCAAGTCTCAAATCAAATTTTGAAAGCTTTTCTAAAAATGAAACACAGAGTGCTTTTAAGCGTTATGATACTTTGGGTATTAGTTTTGAAGATATTGCAGGGGTTAATGAGGCTAAAGAAGAATTATTGGAAATAGTAGATTACCTCAAAGAGCCTAAGAAGTATCAAGATTTAGGGATTTTCTTGCCTAAAGGCGTGTTGTTAGTAGGTCCTCCAGGTGTTGGAAAAACTATGATTGCTAAAGCTTTGGCAAGTGAGGCTAAAGTGCCGTTTTTTTATGAAAGCGGGAGTGCGTTTTCTCAAATTTATGTAGGGGCTGGAGCTAAAAAGGTGCATGAACTTTTTATGCATGCTAAAACTTGTGCGCCTTGTATTATCTTTATTGATGAAATTGATGCACTAGGTAAGGCTAGAGGGGGGCATAGAAACGATGAGAGAGAGGCAACGCTTAATCAGCTATTAACCGAAATGGACGGATTTTTGAAAAATGCTGAAGTGATTGTAGTGGGTGCGACTAATAATATGGAAGTGATGGATGAGGCATTATTAAGAAGTGGGCGTTTTGATAGGCGTATTTTTATTGGACTGCCTGATAATTTGGAGCGTCAAAGCATTTTAGAAAAGCTCTTAAAAGACAAAAAGCATGCGCTTGATTACGCTCAAGTGGCTAAAACTTGCATAGGATTTAGTGGGGCAATGTTGGCATCACTAATCAATGAAAGCGCTTTGAGTGCCTTAAGAAATAAGCGTTCTTTAATTACTTATGAAGATATTATGAGCGTGAAAGATAAAATCGCTTATGGGAAGAAAAAACCTCAAAGCCTAAATGAAAAAGAAAAAGAATTAGTCGCATTATATCAAAGCGCTAAAGCATTAAGTGCGTATTGGCTAGATATTGAATTTGATAAAGCACCTTTAATAGGGGAATTTATAGCGTTTAATGAGATGAAGATTAATAGTGAAAGTGAGATTAAAAACTATATTAAAGTCTATTTGAGTGGGACAATTATTTTAGAATTGCTCTATAAAGAGCGCTTTTCTTTGTCTAAAGAAGATTTAAAAAAAGCACAGAATTTAAGTGAGCGATTAATGAGTGAGCTTGCTCTAACACTACCCAAAAATTGGTTTCAAACACTCTATGAAGAACAACTGGAGTTTTTAAAACCAGCTATAGCCACTTGCAAGCATTTATCAGCAATTTTATTAGAAAAAGAGCATTTGGAATATGAAGTTATCAATGCCTTACTCCATGAGTCATAA